CAGGTCTGTCCCATCTGCATGGTGCTAACAGGAGGGCGTAAGCTTTCTCGTTTATTCCACTTTTGCCTTCACAGGTGGCAGTGCACCCATCTCGGCCTTATAGCGACGCCGGATCTCCTCCAGGCTGTCGCCGCCGAACTTTTCCAGAAAGGCATTGGCAATGACAAAGGCCACGGTAGCCTCGGCCACGACGGATGCCGCCGGTACGCTGGTAATGTCGCTGCGCTCGTAGCGCGTGGGTTGCGCCTCGCCCGTGGCGATGTCGACGGTCTCCAGCGGCTTGATCAGCGTGGGGATGGGCTTCATGTAGCCACGCACAATGATGGGCATGCCCGTGGTGACTCCCCCTTCCAGTCCTCCGGCATGGTTGGAGCGCCGTCGAAAGTGACCGTTCTCCAGTATGATTGGATCGTGCACCTGCGAGCCAGGCCGCGAAGCGGCTGCTATACCGTCGCCAATCTCCACCGCTTTCTGTCCCTGAATCGATAGAATGGCCTGGGCCAGCTGGCCGTCCAACCGCCGATCCCAGTGCACATAAGAGCCCAGCCCCGGCGGCACTCCCGTTACCACAACTTCATAGACGCCCCCCAGAGAATCGCCCTGCTTTTTAGTTTCCTGAATGTGCGCGATGGCCTGTTCGGTCAGAGCTGGATCCAGCATGCGCACGGGACTTTGATCGGCTGCCCGGGCCAGTGCCTCGGCGCCTTCGGCAATCAACGCTTCCACCCGATGCTGCCAGTCTTCCGGGCGCTTATAGCCGACCTGTCCGATTCGCAGCACATGGCTCCCGACCTGAATACCAAACTGACGCAGAAGCTGGCGAGCGATGGTGCAGCAGGCCACGCGCATGGCCGTCTCACGGGCGCTGGCCCGATCGATCACCGGCCGCAGATCGTCAAATCCATACTTCTGGGCCCCTACCAGATCGGCATGCCCGGGTCGGGGGAGTGTGATCTTCTCAATCCCTTCGCCCGTACCTTCCACAGCCATCACTTCAGGCCAGTGAGCCCGATCGCGATGATAGGCTGCATTATCAATCCGCAGGGCAATCGGGCTGCCGATTGTCTTCGAAAAGCGTACGCCCGAGTAGATATACACCCGGTCCTGCTCGATCTTGGCCCGGCCACCCCGACCGTAGCCCTGCCAGCGGCGAGCCAGCTGCTCATTGATCACTTCGGCTGTCAGGGGTACCCCGGCTGGCATTCCCTCGACAATGCCGATCAGGGCTTCGCCATGCGATTCACCGGCGGTCAGATAACGTAACATCTCGATCAAACTCCTAAAGTTTGCCCACAGCCGCTCATGTAAGTGGTGTCCTGTTCAAGCTATCCCTCCGGTAAGGGGCATCTTCTGCGCTGAAAGGAACCCGATTCGCCCTGTTTTCACCCGACCATAGTCGTCCTTCTCCGTAAGCATCCATGCTGGACCTGAAAAAAACAGGGATTAAAGCGGCATGCTTATTTTTGGGTGTCTGGCCTCTGTGGTCCCTATCGTTTTATTGCGTGGACGAAAGCTCCGGCATGGGCACCTCGTAGAAGGCTACGGTGCCGTCTCGCTTTTTCACGCGGAAAAGTACGGTTTCCGTTTCCGTCAGCTCGTCCAGTAGCATCAGCGCATCATCAAGGGCAGCGATCTCAACGCCTTCAATCTGCAAGATCACTACATCTCTCGGTAATCCGG
This genomic interval from Rhodothermus sp. contains the following:
- the aroC gene encoding chorismate synthase, with amino-acid sequence MLRYLTAGESHGEALIGIVEGMPAGVPLTAEVINEQLARRWQGYGRGGRAKIEQDRVYIYSGVRFSKTIGSPIALRIDNAAYHRDRAHWPEVMAVEGTGEGIEKITLPRPGHADLVGAQKYGFDDLRPVIDRASARETAMRVACCTIARQLLRQFGIQVGSHVLRIGQVGYKRPEDWQHRVEALIAEGAEALARAADQSPVRMLDPALTEQAIAHIQETKKQGDSLGGVYEVVVTGVPPGLGSYVHWDRRLDGQLAQAILSIQGQKAVEIGDGIAAASRPGSQVHDPIILENGHFRRRSNHAGGLEGGVTTGMPIIVRGYMKPIPTLIKPLETVDIATGEAQPTRYERSDITSVPAASVVAEATVAFVIANAFLEKFGGDSLEEIRRRYKAEMGALPPVKAKVE